DNA from Musa acuminata AAA Group cultivar baxijiao chromosome BXJ1-5, Cavendish_Baxijiao_AAA, whole genome shotgun sequence:
AAGTTACTGGGATTATTTGCAATGCTATTCTCTGTGCGCACTGCATCACTTTTTTCTTGCAGATTGGTGCCTGGAGAACCATCAAGGTTACTGGGAAGGCTTATGTTGCTATGCTCGAAGACTGCTGTATCATTTTTGTCAAGGAGATTGGTGTCTAGATAAGCATCGGACACTGATGGATGCAGGTTACTGGGATTATTAGTGCTGCTATTCTCTGTGGGCACTGCATCACTTTTTTCTTGTAGATTGGTATCTGGAGAACCATCAGACATCAGTGGATGAATGTCACTAAGCTCGAGTACCGCTGCACCATTTTTGTCAAGGAGATTGGTGTCTGCATAAGCGTCAGATATTGATGGATGAAGGTCACTGGGATCATTTGCGCTGCTATTCTCTGTGGGCACTAGATCACTTTTGTCTTGTAGATTGGTCTCTGGACAAGTACTGGACATTGATGGATGAAGATCAACAGGAATGTTTGTGCTGCTACTCCCCATGAGTACTGTATCACTTTTGTCTCGAAGACCGGTGTCAGGAGAAGCAATGGACATTGATGGATGAACATTAGCTGGGGTGTTTAAATTGCTATTTTCTACTGGTAGTGCATCCGTTTTGTCTAGTTGCTTGGAGTCTGGAAAAGCATCAGGGGTTGATGGAAAATATCTAAGCCGATAACTTAAAAGTGATGGCCCAAAAATGCTATACTTCCCTGCATTGCTGAAAGCGATTTCTGCATCAGCACGTCGCTTAAATACTACTACCACACGGTTGTTCTTCTGCTGCACTTCTGTTGCTGCTTCTTTTAGGGGTCCATAACGACTGAAAATTCTGATCAGATCAGTCTCAGAAGGAAGAGAACTTGATCCATTAAAATTCAAAACCAATGCAGTTGGCATGAACTCATCAACCATCTTCTCTTCCACACTAATTATTGGCCTATCTATTGGTGCTGCTTGCCTTATATTGGGAACTATCTTTCCAACATGAATATGTTCTGCACCTTGCAGAACAGGAACCAGTACAAGAGTTGATGACGTTTGTCCTGAAgacttcctcttctttctctgaCTCCGAGTTTGGGCTTCTCCTTTGCTTTTGGCAGGGCCACTGTGAGAAATCAAGTCAGACCAGTAAGAGTCCTGCATGTGATCGAGTTCTGTCATCTCCAACACAGAAAACTGACTGTCAACTTTCCTTTTCCTACCCCTTCTACCCCCAGTTTTCTCGGGATGCTTCTTTTCACTATAAGAAGTAGAAACACAATAGTCCCTAACTTCAGTAAAGAAACTGATTATAACAGATAAGCAATTGTGTCCTTTCACAGGATCCATTGCTGCTGAGCATAGCTGTGATAACATTTCATCAGAAGAGTAATCTTCCCAATTTTCTTTCTTATCTCTTGGGCTCTGCATATTCACATCACTGAAACCATCAGAAACAAAAACATCAAATATACTATCATCCTTGGATACATTCTTCAGAGATGCTTCACTATGACCCTTAAGGATAGGCGGAGCCCCAGTAAGCTGGCTTGCAACACGACGGATGCATTCACCAATCTTAAAAGAACTGCTAATAGCTAATGATGGTAGCTTATTTTGCAGATCTCCTAATGAGTCTAGCCTTTTTTTCTTACCTTTCTCTGAGTCAGATGAGTCAGAGTCAGTAGCCTTGCGCTTCTTGTTAGAATAAAGTGAATCTGATTCATCAACTTTTATTCCAAACTCAGTATTTGCACCATTTGCATGCTGAGAACATTCAACCTCCATCAGCTCAGATAAGTTCTTTTGTTTTTTGCCATCCTCCAATACATTCTTTTGCTTAGCCATGGAGCTCCACCTTCCTCGTGATTTCAGTTTTCCAAACATCATTTCTGAGACAATAGGACCTGATTGCTCAATGGTAACTTCCATTATCCCTTCCGATTTAGAGTCTGAAATGTCAGCATCATTTTCACTTAATCCACTAATGAACTTGAAAGAAGGAAGTTCAGGATAACCTTTAGACCTGAAAAATGCCTTCAACTGAGCATTCACTATCACAAGCTCTAGACTATCAGTCCCACAATCTGGGAACTTAGCTAAAGCCTTAACATACTCGAGAAGTCTGCCAGGTTGAAAATAGCTTAAGATAGCTGACCTGTCAACATTACAGCCATTGCTATCTTCACGAATCCCAGCATTCTCAACCTTTTGGTCACTACTATTGGCATTAGCTGCTTCAGGGAAACAGGAACAAGTCATTCCCAACCCCATGCGCCTTGCAACCTCATCCAATGCCCCATCGATGGCATCCACAAATACATCTGAATTGCTCTGTTTTTCCATCTGTGAGAAATATGTCTCAAAATGCTTCAATTGGGATTCATCACACCAAGCAAATGTCTTGTCTCCAAAATAGGCTACAAGAAAGTTGTCCTTCTTTTGATGTCTTAAGGCTAAGTCTGATGCATCTGATGGATCATAAATTTGGCCAGGCCACCAAGGATGACTCTTGACTTTACCCCAGACTAGATCAGATGTGCAGAAACTATCCTCGTCCTTAGAAGGCAAGTAGTAACAAGGATGTTCATCACTATTTTCAACAGAAATATTAGGTCTTGTGGCCACATGTTCTACTGCTTGCTTGTCTGTGCCTTTTGAGGTCTCCTGTTCATCAACCACCATTCTCTCATTATCATGTGTACCAGCATCAGGACTGACGTTCAGTATACTTCCCCCTAGAACAAACTCCTGATCTGCTTCTAAATTTCTACCTGTTTCCACATTTTGGCAGAATTCAGTTGTTGGAGATTCATCTTCTTTACAAACATTGTACTCTGTCACCATGTTTTGAAGACTCCCAGGATAACAATTTTCTCCAATATCATTTGTAAAATGATTGCTAGTGGCCAAAGAACTAACAGTTTGGGATTCTGTCTCCTGACTTTCGTTGACAACAACATGAGCAAATTCAATGCCTGAGGGTACATTCTCAATTTGAAATGATTCAGAAGTCCTGGACATGCTGATTTCCACAGACAAATTTACATCCTCCATAAAAGTTTGAGATTCTGTCTCCTGATTATCGTAGAGTAAGTGAATGTCTCCACTGTCTGTTTTTACAACTTGAACATTTGCTGCTGTATCAGGCCCAGTACTAACCAAATCACCGACATCTAGAAGATATTCACCCAATGGATTTTTACCCAAGATGTTTACTTCTTTTGGATCAGTCAGGTCTGAATCTCTTTTATCATCACTTATTTTATCAGTTTTAGAGCGATCAACAAGCAGAGGATCCACCTTCCGTAATTCTTTCTCATGGATATCATTTTCTTTATCCTGTATATTCTGACTTAAGGATGCAAAAGGCATCTCTGAGAATGAAGCTCTACCTCCATCAGTATCCAGCAGGGACAGTCTACTGGCCTCTGGTTCCCTGTCCAACTCCTTAGACTCATTGTACTGATTGATCGCCACAGTCAGGATATCTTCAGTTTCATCAACTACAAAAGAAGACTCAACAATAAGTTCTTCATTCTGATCAGTATCGCCAGGTCTAAGAACACCTTCTGATTCATGAAGATGTTTATCAACTTCAGGATGATCCACTGCCTCATTTGTCAAATTTTGGTTCTCCTTTACAATAGATAGACCATGCCCAGGGAGTTCATTTCCAATGCCAATCTCCAGAGCATCGACCTGGGTTCTTCTCTGACCACGTGTTCCCCCAGAGCTTTCAGCTTCCACCGAAGCAAGAGTAACAAGTGAATCAGATTCAGGAGCCCCCATTGCACATCTTGCATCTAATGCATTAGCTCCCAGGTCCACCTCTGTAGGTTCCAGATGCATGTCAACAAGATCATGACTAATCACCTGACTTGCAATCTCTATACCAGATATACCCTCTCCAGCAAGTTCTTTTCTGTCACTTTCCGCAACCCCAACCTCTATGTCTCCCTGATCTGCTACACCATCCGGCTTTCCAGCTTCCAACCCTACAACATTCATGGAAGAGTCACACCCTGACAGATATGCTGGGTTAGCAAAACCAGCTTTCAGTTTCTCTTCATCAAGAGAATTTTTCTCAAGTTCAGAAACTATGGATCCCAAAGCACTCACTTCAGGTTGCAGCCGTCCATCAACAATCTTGTTCCCATTTTGAAAAGATAATTGTTTCTCTTTAACTTCAGTTTGATTGCTGATCTCTGAAACCCCATCCTGGATAGCCCCTGGGTCTGATGTATCCACTGACATTTCAACATCATTCCTGTCCATAGCAGCAGTAGTCAGTGTTGGCACACTCTCCACAGTACATTCTGCATTAACCATGCTAACTTCAAGTTTACGAGTGCAACTGGAGCCAACTTCCATCTCTGATGATGATAAATCCAGAACATCCAATTTATCCTGAAGATGCTCATCAATTGAATCACAGTCCACTGCACCATTCACCacattctcttccttctctttctgaGATAGATCATCCTCCACAAGCTCAGTTCTGTTCTCATTCTGCACATAATTATCCTTTTCTCCTACAACTGCTTCATTTTCAAGAAAATGAGATCCATCAACTGTGACCTCATCAAGATTAACAGCAATCGTTGTTCTTGCACCCCCAGTAACATTTTCTATCTCCAAAACATCCATTTGTGCCTCTCCTTGACCTCCAGATCCATTTGCAGCTATCAAACTACTTTGGGTTTCTTCATCTTCTGTGGTAGCAGTTTCACCCTCCCCAAAATTACCACCAGCCATCATATCAATCTCCAGGTATGGTTTCTTTACTGAAGAATCAAATTTCTCAACAGTTTCATCTTCATTTCTGGTTTTTTCAAACTCGACTGGCTTGATCCTTCCTGGTACAGTCACAACCTCTTCAGTCACAGCCGTTTCAACAGCAGACACCATTGTGCTCCCTGCCTCGACCGCAGCACATTCCAGCTTCTGATCACCTTGGCATCGGTCAACCAAGGAACGGCTTCCCACCTCATCTTCCACATCGTTTTGCTTCTCCACCCAAATCTCTATATCTCGTCCTACGTCAGCGGCACCACCACAACCAACGACCTCAACCCCAGCTTCCGTCACTTTGTTAGCAGCTGTCACGCCATCGTTATCTGCTGCGACAACCATTGTGGCGTTCTGACCGCCGCACGACGCATCTCCCACCTCTGTCGGACTCGAATCCCCGCCATCCGAATCAGCCAAACACTTGCCGTGTCCATCGCCTCCAGGATCTGAAGCCGGCTCCGCTGCTGCGTCCGTACTTTCTCCCTCCTGCTCCCCGGCGTTCAAGTCGAGGCCTCCGGTCTGCTCCGCTGCCAGCCTCGAAGCCATCGGAGGAGCAAAACCCTAGAGATTACCCCCTCCACCTCTTCACAAATGGCCTAAGCTA
Protein-coding regions in this window:
- the LOC103986084 gene encoding uncharacterized protein LOC103986084 isoform X1, giving the protein MASRLAAEQTGGLDLNAGEQEGESTDAAAEPASDPGGDGHGKCLADSDGGDSSPTEVGDASCGGQNATMVVAADNDGVTAANKVTEAGVEVVGCGGAADVGRDIEIWVEKQNDVEDEVGSRSLVDRCQGDQKLECAAVEAGSTMVSAVETAVTEEVVTVPGRIKPVEFEKTRNEDETVEKFDSSVKKPYLEIDMMAGGNFGEGETATTEDEETQSSLIAANGSGGQGEAQMDVLEIENVTGGARTTIAVNLDEVTVDGSHFLENEAVVGEKDNYVQNENRTELVEDDLSQKEKEENVVNGAVDCDSIDEHLQDKLDVLDLSSSEMEVGSSCTRKLEVSMVNAECTVESVPTLTTAAMDRNDVEMSVDTSDPGAIQDGVSEISNQTEVKEKQLSFQNGNKIVDGRLQPEVSALGSIVSELEKNSLDEEKLKAGFANPAYLSGCDSSMNVVGLEAGKPDGVADQGDIEVGVAESDRKELAGEGISGIEIASQVISHDLVDMHLEPTEVDLGANALDARCAMGAPESDSLVTLASVEAESSGGTRGQRRTQVDALEIGIGNELPGHGLSIVKENQNLTNEAVDHPEVDKHLHESEGVLRPGDTDQNEELIVESSFVVDETEDILTVAINQYNESKELDREPEASRLSLLDTDGGRASFSEMPFASLSQNIQDKENDIHEKELRKVDPLLVDRSKTDKISDDKRDSDLTDPKEVNILGKNPLGEYLLDVGDLVSTGPDTAANVQVVKTDSGDIHLLYDNQETESQTFMEDVNLSVEISMSRTSESFQIENVPSGIEFAHVVVNESQETESQTVSSLATSNHFTNDIGENCYPGSLQNMVTEYNVCKEDESPTTEFCQNVETGRNLEADQEFVLGGSILNVSPDAGTHDNERMVVDEQETSKGTDKQAVEHVATRPNISVENSDEHPCYYLPSKDEDSFCTSDLVWGKVKSHPWWPGQIYDPSDASDLALRHQKKDNFLVAYFGDKTFAWCDESQLKHFETYFSQMEKQSNSDVFVDAIDGALDEVARRMGLGMTCSCFPEAANANSSDQKVENAGIREDSNGCNVDRSAILSYFQPGRLLEYVKALAKFPDCGTDSLELVIVNAQLKAFFRSKGYPELPSFKFISGLSENDADISDSKSEGIMEVTIEQSGPIVSEMMFGKLKSRGRWSSMAKQKNVLEDGKKQKNLSELMEVECSQHANGANTEFGIKVDESDSLYSNKKRKATDSDSSDSEKGKKKRLDSLGDLQNKLPSLAISSSFKIGECIRRVASQLTGAPPILKGHSEASLKNVSKDDSIFDVFVSDGFSDVNMQSPRDKKENWEDYSSDEMLSQLCSAAMDPVKGHNCLSVIISFFTEVRDYCVSTSYSEKKHPEKTGGRRGRKRKVDSQFSVLEMTELDHMQDSYWSDLISHSGPAKSKGEAQTRSQRKKRKSSGQTSSTLVLVPVLQGAEHIHVGKIVPNIRQAAPIDRPIISVEEKMVDEFMPTALVLNFNGSSSLPSETDLIRIFSRYGPLKEAATEVQQKNNRVVVVFKRRADAEIAFSNAGKYSIFGPSLLSYRLRYFPSTPDAFPDSKQLDKTDALPVENSNLNTPANVHPSMSIASPDTGLRDKSDTVLMGSSSTNIPVDLHPSMSSTCPETNLQDKSDLVPTENSSANDPSDLHPSISDAYADTNLLDKNGAAVLELSDIHPLMSDGSPDTNLQEKSDAVPTENSSTNNPSNLHPSVSDAYLDTNLLDKNDTAVFEHSNISLPSNLDGSPGTNLQEKSDAVRTENSIANNPSNFHPSMSDAYLDTNLLDKNDAAVLEHSNISLPSDLHPLMSDGSPDANLQDTSDAMPTENSSTNNPSYLHPPMPYLDTNLRDKNDAAVLEHSNTSLPRDLHPPMSDGSLDVNLEDNSDVILTENSDIPSHPKPSMSNASLETNLQDESSNTCLAASPYPSMCNASRDSSLQDKSDITNVAGNFHLSTLDASPDTNFEDKNDGILRESCSTTIPGNLDPSTVDGSLNKPEDKGNAAPVEDHSINISVSVLLMRDIGLQEYTCSCKCLFCFSTSRERKCPGCY
- the LOC103986084 gene encoding uncharacterized protein LOC103986084 isoform X2 — translated: MASRLAAEQTGGLDLNAGEQEGESTDAAAEPASDPGGDGHGKCLADSDGGDSSPTEVGDASCGGQNATMVVAADNDGVTAANKVTEAGVEVVGCGGAADVGRDIEIWVEKQNDVEDEVGSRSLVDRCQGDQKLECAAVEAGSTMVSAVETAVTEEVVTVPGRIKPVEFEKTRNEDETVEKFDSSVKKPYLEIDMMAGGNFGEGETATTEDEETQSSLIAANGSGGQGEAQMDVLEIENVTGGARTTIAVNLDEVTVDGSHFLENEAVVGEKDNYVQNENRTELVEDDLSQKEKEENVVNGAVDCDSIDEHLQDKLDVLDLSSSEMEVGSSCTRKLEVSMVNAECTVESVPTLTTAAMDRNDVEMSVDTSDPGAIQDGVSEISNQTEVKEKQLSFQNGNKIVDGRLQPEVSALGSIVSELEKNSLDEEKLKAGFANPAYLSGCDSSMNVVGLEAGKPDGVADQGDIEVGVAESDRKELAGEGISGIEIASQVISHDLVDMHLEPTEVDLGANALDARCAMGAPESDSLVTLASVEAESSGGTRGQRRTQVDALEIGIGNELPGHGLSIVKENQNLTNEAVDHPEVDKHLHESEGVLRPGDTDQNEELIVESSFVVDETEDILTVAINQYNESKELDREPEASRLSLLDTDGGRASFSEMPFASLSQNIQDKENDIHEKELRKVDPLLVDRSKTDKISDDKRDSDLTDPKEVNILGKNPLGEYLLDVGDLVSTGPDTAANVQVVKTDSGDIHLLYDNQETESQTFMEDVNLSVEISMSRTSESFQIENVPSGIEFAHVVVNESQETESQTVSSLATSNHFTNDIGENCYPGSLQNMVTEYNVCKEDESPTTEFCQNVETGRNLEADQEFVLGGSILNVSPDAGTHDNERMVVDEQETSKGTDKQAVEHVATRPNISVENSDEHPCYYLPSKDEDSFCTSDLVWGKVKSHPWWPGQIYDPSDASDLALRHQKKDNFLVAYFGDKTFAWCDESQLKHFETYFSQMEKQSNSDVFVDAIDGALDEVARRMGLGMTCSCFPEAANANSSDQKVENAGIREDSNGCNVDRSAILSYFQPGRLLEYVKALAKFPDCGTDSLELVIVNAQLKAFFRSKGYPELPSFKFISGLSENDADISDSKSEGIMEVTIEQSGPIVSEMMFGKLKSRGRWSSMAKQKNVLEDGKKQKNLSELMEVECSQHANGANTEFGIKVDESDSLYSNKKRKATDSDSSDSEKGKKKRLDSLGDLQNKLPSLAISSSFKIGECIRRVASQLTGAPPILKGHSEASLKNVSKDDSIFDVFVSDGFSDVNMQSPRDKKENWEDYSSDEMLSQLCSAAMDPVKGHNCLSVIISFFTEVRDYCVSTSYSEKKHPEKTGGRRGRKRKVDSQFSVLEMTELDHMQDSYWSDLISHSGPAKSKGEAQTRSQRKKRKSSGQTSSTLVLVPVLQGAEHIHVGKIVPNIRQAAPIDRPIISVEEKMVDEFMPTALVLNFNGSSSLPSETDLIRIFSRYGPLKEAATEVQQKNNRVVVVFKRRADAEIAFSNAGKYSIFGPSLLSYRLRYFPSTPDAFPDSKQLDKTDALPVENSNLNTPANVHPSMSIASPDTGLRDKSDTVLMGSSSTNIPVDLHPSMSSTCPETNLQDKSDLVPTENSSANDPSDLHPSISDAYADTNLLDKNGAAVLELSDIHPLMSDGSPDTNLQEKSDAVPTENSSTNNPSNLHPSVSDAYLDTNLLDKNDTAVFEHSNISLPSNLDGSPGTNLQEKSDAVRTENSIANNPSNFHPSMSDAYLDTNLLDKNDAAVLEHSNISLPSDLHPLMSDGSPDANLQDTSDAMPTENSSTNNPSYLHPPMPYLDTNLRDKNDAAVLEHSNTSLPRDLHPPMSDGSLDVNLEDNSDVILTENSDIPSHPKPSMSNASLETNLQDESSNTCLAASPYPSMCNASRDSSLQDKSDITNVAGNFHLSTLDASPDTNFEDKNDGILRESCSTTIPGNLDPSTVDGSLNKPEDKGNAAPVEDHSINISAQAERENVQDAIEVISEKPVATVTDVDGQAG